In Bradyrhizobium erythrophlei, a single genomic region encodes these proteins:
- a CDS encoding HD family hydrolase, which translates to MTARKSSGDPTTRVWQRMLSGRRLNLIEPSPLDIEIADIAHGLARVARWNGQTSGPHIFSVAQHTLLVEAVMREQTPRIDVTWRLAALLHDAPEYVIGDMISPFKAVLGEDYKLVEKRLLSAIHIRFGLPAVLADKITQAIKGADKGAAYLEATELAGFEPTEAKRLFGGDPGLSPAMREDYLTPWSAAKAEKQFLARFKALTSP; encoded by the coding sequence ATGACGGCAAGAAAATCGTCTGGCGACCCTACGACGCGCGTCTGGCAGCGCATGCTGTCCGGGCGGCGGCTGAACTTGATCGAGCCCTCGCCACTCGATATCGAAATTGCCGACATCGCCCACGGGCTCGCGCGCGTGGCGCGCTGGAACGGGCAGACCAGCGGGCCGCACATCTTTTCGGTGGCGCAGCATACGCTTCTGGTCGAAGCCGTGATGCGCGAGCAGACGCCGCGCATCGACGTCACATGGCGTCTTGCCGCGCTGCTGCATGATGCGCCCGAATATGTGATTGGCGACATGATCTCGCCGTTCAAGGCCGTGCTGGGCGAGGACTACAAGTTGGTCGAAAAGCGCCTGCTGTCGGCGATTCACATCCGCTTCGGCCTGCCGGCGGTACTCGCCGACAAGATCACGCAGGCCATCAAGGGCGCCGACAAGGGTGCGGCCTATCTCGAAGCCACTGAACTCGCGGGCTTCGAGCCGACTGAGGCCAAACGCCTGTTCGGCGGCGATCCCGGATTGTCTCCGGCGATGCGCGAGGACTATCTGACGCCGTGGAGCGCGGCCAAAGCCGAGAAGCAATTTCTCGCGCGCTTCAAGGCGCTGACGTCGCCATAA